In Sphingobium herbicidovorans, the genomic window GAAGGGCATATGGCTCGGTTCGCGGTCGGGCATAGCCGTGAGGTCGCCGCGCGCCATTACGCGGATCTACCCTCGCTCCGGCCCCTGCACGAGGCCGCGGTCGCCGATGCCTTCCGCGAGGCGGTCGCCGCTGCGATGCCGACCATACTCCCGCCCACTGCGGAGCAGGCACTGCGCGAAGGGCCCGAACAGGCCGCGCCGCTGATGCCGCCAGATACGGTCGATCCGCTGCTCGACGGCGAACAGGATGTCTGGCTCGCCGCTTGTGCGGGCTTCCATCGCAGTCCCTTCGCCGAGGTTGGTTCGCCCTGTTCTCAGCCTTTCTGGGGGTGTCTCCATTGCCCCAACGCTGTCATCACCGCGCGCAAGCTGCCCGCGATCCTGGCCTTCCTCGCATTCGTCGAAGATCAACGGCAGGGCCTGCCTGGTTCTGACTGGATGGCCAAGTTCGGGCAGGTTCATGCCCGGATAGTCAACCAGATTCTGCCAGCATTTTCCGATGCGGTCGTCGCCGAAGCGCGGCTGCGCGCAACCGACGAGCATCTCTATCTCCCGCCCGAGACGCGCGCATGACGGCCCCCGCCTATGTCCCGGCGCTCGCGTTCGATGATCGGCCCGTGTTGACGATTGTGCCGCTCAAGCCGGGCCATTCCCGTGAGGCACTGTCGCGTGTCGGTGACCCGAGCTGGGATCTTGGACCCGCTGTTTTCCGCGAGAACGCCCGGCGCTGCCATGTCACCGTGCATTTCGACGTGCTTGAACATGCCGATGTGCAGGCGACGATGCGCGCCTATCTCTATGCCCGTCTCAACGTCGATCTCCCCGGCTACCGTCCGAAGCTATTGCCCGCCTGTATCCGGCAAGCGTTCAATCGGGCGCGGCGCTTCTTCGGTTTTGCGCGCGGACGACTGGGTGTGCTCGACCTTAGCCGCATCGATCCCGCGCTGATCGATGCTTATGCCCGCCATCTGCGTGATGATCCCGCAAGGAGGCCCGTCATCGTTGGCCACCTTCTCGAGGTGATCATCGATCTATACCATTACCGCGACCATCTTCCCGGTGGCGGCCTGTCGTTTGAGCCTTGGGAAGGACGGGCTCCTGCGCGCGTCGCTGGCTATCGGCATGTCCGGGAGAACCGCACACCGCGTATGCCCGAGGGGATCATCACCCCGCTGCTGGCCTGGTCGCTGCGCTATGTCACCGTCTTCGCGCAGGATATTTTCGCGGCCCGGCGTGAGCTTGATCGCCTCGAAGCCCAACGTGACCGCTGGTTTGCTGCCGAACGGGGACTGGCACACGCCGAGCGTCGTCAACGGCAGCGGATGCGATTGCAGCGCTATTTCCGGTCGCGCGCGCGGCAAGGCCGAGGCGTACCGGTCTGGGTAAGCCCACCCAACGGATCTGCCTCCATCGATCCGGCCAGCGGGACGACCATGCCAGTCGTCAACGTGCAGCTTCTCCATCTCCACGTCGGGGTCGACGCCGCCGCAGAACCGGCGATGCACCTTACTCTCGCTGGCGGTGCTTCCGATCTCATTGAAGCTGCCATCGCGGATATGGGCGTCGAACCTGGCGGTATGGATACGCCGATCTCGATTGATCCCGATCGTGGTTTACCATGGCGGCCCCGTTTCGATGCCAAGTCCCTTATCCTCGAAGAGCGCATGCTGCAGGCGGCAGCCTATGTGGTCTGCGCTTATCTGACCGGGATGCGCGATTGCGAGGTGCAGGCGATGCGTCGGGGATGCCTGACCCTCAAGCGGAGTGAGGATGGCGTCGTGTCACGGCACCGCGTGCGTTCCACCGCCTACAAGGGCAAGGGTAGCGGGGGAGCGCCGGCCGAGTGGGTGACCATTGCTCCTGTCGCTGATGCGATCAGTGTGCTCGAGCTATTGTGCAAGCGTGCGGCCGACGCTCGCGGCCTTGATACACTCTGGCCCGTGCTGTCACTGACGCGGAGCCGCAAGTCGCACGTTTCCGCGGAGATCGTCCGTCAGATCAACGCCTACCGTGACCATCTCAACACGCTGTTCGGTTCGGACGAGGCGCCCGCTATTCCGCCAGGACCGGACGGCAAGCCCTGGCGGATTACGACCCGCCAGTTTCGCCGCACCATTGCATGGCATATCGCCAACCGCCCCTTCGGAACGGTGGCTGGCATGATCCAGTACAAGCATGCCTCCGTTGCCGCCTTCGAGGGCTACGCAGGAAGCAGCGCCTCCGGGTTCCGCGCCGAGGTGGAGACGCAGCGCGGACTCGGCCAGCTCGACGACTTGCTCGATTATTTCGACAGGCGGCGAGGTGGGGCCTCCCTTTCCGGACCAGCGGGCCGGCGCATCGAGCGCGTCCTCGATGAGACGGCCACGCAACTCAGCCCATTGCCAGCGATGATCGCCGACCGGTCCCGTCTGCGCACCATGCTCGCCAGCCTTGCCCGCACCCTGCATGTCGGCACGCTGGCCGATTGCTTCTTCGATCCGGCAACAGCCTTGTGCCTCAAGCGTGCGACAGATTCCTCGGCGAACCGGCCGTTGACAGCACTTTGCGAACCGACCCGCTGTCCGAACGCCTGCATCGCCGAACGTCACCGGCCCATCTGGGAGCGGAGCGCCACCGAGGCGCGGATGTTGCTGCGCGAGAAGCGCCTGCCTGGATTGCAACGAGCAGCGCTCCAGCACGAGGTTGACCGGATCGAGGGCGTGCTGGCCCAGATCGCGCCTGAAGGCGCGACGCCGCCCTTTCGGGCGGCGGTAGAGGGAGAGGAGGGCCTGGAGATGGGGTGACGGGATGAGGAGCGGGAGAGGCCTGCTTCGCCCGTCGTGGAGATCGAACATGTCCCGCTCATCAGCGCCGGCCGAGCGCGCCGACGTTTATACCCGCATCACCACCGAGATCATTGCCGCCATCGAGGCGGGCGCGGGCACCTGGCGCATGCCCTGGCATCATGATGGCGCCGCCGTCACGCGGCCCGAGAACTTCTCATCCCATAAGCGCTACCGGGGCGTGAACGTGCTCGCGTTGTGGGCGGCCGCACAGGTGAGCGGCTATGCCAGCGGCCTGTGGGGCACCTATCGGCAGTGGCAGGCGGTCGACGCCCAGGTTCGCAAGGGCGAACGCGGCACGACAGTCGTTTTCTGGAAGCAGGCTGCGTCCAACGTCGATCAAGACCATGACGATGGCGATCAGCGGCCCGGTCGTATGTTCGCTCGCGCTTTCACCGTGTTCAACCTCGCGCAGGTCGAAGGTTATGAGCCTGCGCCGGTCACCCTATTGCCGGAGACCGAACGCCTCGCCCATGCCGAAGCATTCGTCGCGGCGCTGAACATTCCGATCACCGAAGGCGCCTACGATGCCCATTATCGCATCGATCTCGACCAGATCTTCATGCCGCCTTTCTCGGCGTTTCACGATGCAGCCGCTCACATGGGCACCCTGCTGCACGAGTCCGGCCACGCCACAGGGGCAAAGCATCGGCTCGACCGCAACTTCCAGGACCGGTTCAAGCGCGATTGGCTGCCGATCGAAGAAGCCTGCGCCGAACTCACCGCATCGTTCGTCCTGGCGGACCTCGGCATTGCCCATCATCCGCGCCCCGATCACGCCGCCTATGTGGCATCGTGGCTCAGTGCTCTGAAGAAAGATCCACGGGCGATCTTCACCGCCGCCAGCAAGGCCCAGCAAGCCGCCGACTGGATGTGGGCGCAGCAGCCCCAGCGCGAGGAGTTGGCAGCATGACCAGCACCTCCGCTCGACCCCCAAAAATTCAAATTAGGGCTGGACTGTCAGGATATGTGGCGGAGGTTGGCGCAGCCATGCTTTGCGCGCAGCTTGGTATGGAGCCGACCCAGCGCGAGGATCATGCCGCATACGTGGCGGACTGGCTGGAGTAATGGGCAGCTCGACATTAGGACAGTAATCGCGAGGTGACGGTAATGTGAAGGAACGAGGTTCGGGCTGCGTTAAAACCGCAGAATTTCAGCGATAATCGAACTACAGTGCTGAGCATTATTTTTCATTGCTGACGGAAGGCGGAAGGATCCGCATTATTTGACTGGAGCCAGTACGTTGCGAACCTCAGCGGTCGTCGAACCGACTGAGGAGCCAATGATGCTAAGTCCCGATGAAGAATTGATCGCCAGGCTTGCGGAAGACCTTGCCCGACAGAAATATAGCCCGGTGGCAGCGGCCAATTATTGCAGCTACGCGCGCGGCTTTCTCCAATACCTGGCACGGCGGAAGCTGGACGTGGCGGCGGTGAAGCCGCCCCAGATCGAACAATATCTGCACCACGCAATCCGGTGCTTTCGCAAGCGTCATGACCGAGCACCCGCGTCACGGTGGCACGCGATCCCTCGCTCAGGAATCCACGCGTTGCTGCGCCTCGCCCAAGGCAAATGGCCGCCTGAACCGGAAGTGATCGGACCAGAGGCGACGGTTCGGCACGCGATATGCTGCGAATATGATCGCTGGCTGCATGAGGACCGCGGCCTGGCCCGTGCAAGTATCTACGCGCTGATGTGGGAAGCGCGTCACTTTCTGGCATGGCAGCTCGATCACGGCGGAACGGCGAGCGTCATGGAACTGAGCGTGCGGGACATCGATCTCTACATGGACATGCGCGCGCCGGGTCTGAGCCGTCGGTCCTTAAAGGATGTCGCTGAACGCCTTCGCTCGCTGCTGCGCTACATGCACCGCATGGGGTACGTCGCCGCCGATCTCACGGGTCATGTCGTAGGCCCGGTGCTGTACGCCTATGAAGGCGTGCCTTCGACATTGGGCCGTGACCAGATTGCGGCCGTCCTGGAAATCACGAGGCGCGACACCTCGCCCAAAGGGCTGCGTGATTATGCCATATTGCAACTGCTGGCGACCTATGGGCTGCGCTCCGGTGAAATCCGCAATCTCCTGTTGGAGGACGTCAACTGGCGTGCGGAATCCTTGCGCATCCGGCATACAAAAACCGGCGCTTGTTCGTACCTGCCGTTGATGGCGCCGGTTGGCGAGGCATTGCTCGACTATTTACGGCATGGACGCCCTGAGACAGACAGGCGGGAAATCTTTATCCGCTCGCGTGCGCCGTACCGGCCCCTGCAAGACCTGCATAGCGAAGTGCGACGGCGGCTGTGGGCTGCCGGGATCAAGCCGCCAGGAAAATGCGGCCCTCACATCTTCCGCCACGCCAGGGCCGTCGAACTGCTGCGCGCGTCGGTGCCGCAAAAGGTGATCGGCGACCTGCTCGGACATCGATCGAGCGAATCCACAATCCCCTATCTCAAGCTGGCCACCGAGGATCTGAGGGCAATCGCTCTTGATGTGCCGGGATCGGAGGTGCTGGCATGACCGCGTTGCCCAATCCTGATCGTGCCGTCATCACCAGGTATCTGGCGACGCTGCGGTTGCGGAGCAAGATCAGCCACATTTATTATCGCCAGGTCCTGAATGGCTTCCGGGAAGTGGCTGAGCGCCATCCGGTCATCGACCGGTCGACACTGGAGGCGTGGCTGCGGGAATGGGGAGCGCGCTGGCACCCCTCCACCTTGTTGCATCGTACCCGGATCGTTGATCGCTTTCTCGACCATCTGGTCGAAGTGAACCTGATCGCCCGCAACCCCATCGCGGACCTGCGCAGCGAATACGGCGTCGAACATAGCAAGCCAATCTGGCGGGCGCTGATAGCACCTATGCCGGATCATGCTCTTGCCGCACTGCGTCGGCCCAAGCCCTTCGGCAGCGTGCTTGGCGAGATCATGCGCGATCATATCGCGCTGATGCGCAACAGGGGCTATCGCTATACGACCCAACGCGCATGGTTCCTTCGGTTCGATCGGTTCCTCCAGGCGAATCCGGAGCTGGCAACCAAGCCGTTAGCGGTGATGCTGGAACATTGGGCGGAGGCCAAGTCCACCCGCAATCATGCGGCCGAATGCGAAAGACTCAAACAGGCATTGGCCAAGGCTCTCCGGCATCGGGACCCGAGCCTGCCAGTGCGTCGGCCCAATACACGGCCGCTGAAGGAAGTGGCACGGCATTATCGCAAGCCGCATATTTACAGCCCCGCCGATGTGCAGCGCATGTTGGACATCGCGCGGTCCTACCCATCACCGCGCGCGCCGCTGCGGCCAATGGCCATTTATACCATGCTGCTGCTGGCCTATTGCGCGGGGCTGCGCCGTAGTGAGATAGCACGCCTCGACCTTGGGGACGTGGACCTCGAAAACGGTACGATCACAATCCGCGAAACGAAGTTCTTCAAGACCAGAATCTTGCCGTTGCCCGATAGCGTGATGGTCGAACTGCGTGCCTATATCGAGGATAGAGGGCGTGCCGGCGGGCCGCAGTATCCCCAATCGGGGTTGTTCTGGCACGACCAATCCAATAACCGCTACAGCCCCGCAGCGGTTAGCTGGATGCTTGTCGATATCCTTCGCCGTGCTGGGTTCAAACCACCATCGGGAAAAACCGGACCGCGCATCCATGACCTGCGGCACTCGATGGTCGTGAACCGGATGCTTCAATGGTATCGGTCCGGCATCAATCCCCAGGACAGGCTGCCGTTCCTTGCAACTTATCTTGGGCATCGGGATATCAACTCGACGCTGGTCTACATCACGGTCACGCAGGACCTGATGCAGGAAGCAAGCGAGAGGTTCCGCATGATCGGCGCCGCCTGCCTCAATATAACGCAGGAGGCGCGGGCATGAGAAAGATCGATCCGTTCCCCGCCCTGCTGCGCGCCTTCTTCCATGAGTGGCTGGCCGAGCAGCGCAACGCGTCCGTC contains:
- a CDS encoding tyrosine-type recombinase/integrase, whose amino-acid sequence is MTALPNPDRAVITRYLATLRLRSKISHIYYRQVLNGFREVAERHPVIDRSTLEAWLREWGARWHPSTLLHRTRIVDRFLDHLVEVNLIARNPIADLRSEYGVEHSKPIWRALIAPMPDHALAALRRPKPFGSVLGEIMRDHIALMRNRGYRYTTQRAWFLRFDRFLQANPELATKPLAVMLEHWAEAKSTRNHAAECERLKQALAKALRHRDPSLPVRRPNTRPLKEVARHYRKPHIYSPADVQRMLDIARSYPSPRAPLRPMAIYTMLLLAYCAGLRRSEIARLDLGDVDLENGTITIRETKFFKTRILPLPDSVMVELRAYIEDRGRAGGPQYPQSGLFWHDQSNNRYSPAAVSWMLVDILRRAGFKPPSGKTGPRIHDLRHSMVVNRMLQWYRSGINPQDRLPFLATYLGHRDINSTLVYITVTQDLMQEASERFRMIGAACLNITQEARA
- a CDS encoding site-specific integrase, with translation MLSPDEELIARLAEDLARQKYSPVAAANYCSYARGFLQYLARRKLDVAAVKPPQIEQYLHHAIRCFRKRHDRAPASRWHAIPRSGIHALLRLAQGKWPPEPEVIGPEATVRHAICCEYDRWLHEDRGLARASIYALMWEARHFLAWQLDHGGTASVMELSVRDIDLYMDMRAPGLSRRSLKDVAERLRSLLRYMHRMGYVAADLTGHVVGPVLYAYEGVPSTLGRDQIAAVLEITRRDTSPKGLRDYAILQLLATYGLRSGEIRNLLLEDVNWRAESLRIRHTKTGACSYLPLMAPVGEALLDYLRHGRPETDRREIFIRSRAPYRPLQDLHSEVRRRLWAAGIKPPGKCGPHIFRHARAVELLRASVPQKVIGDLLGHRSSESTIPYLKLATEDLRAIALDVPGSEVLA
- a CDS encoding phage integrase, giving the protein MTAPAYVPALAFDDRPVLTIVPLKPGHSREALSRVGDPSWDLGPAVFRENARRCHVTVHFDVLEHADVQATMRAYLYARLNVDLPGYRPKLLPACIRQAFNRARRFFGFARGRLGVLDLSRIDPALIDAYARHLRDDPARRPVIVGHLLEVIIDLYHYRDHLPGGGLSFEPWEGRAPARVAGYRHVRENRTPRMPEGIITPLLAWSLRYVTVFAQDIFAARRELDRLEAQRDRWFAAERGLAHAERRQRQRMRLQRYFRSRARQGRGVPVWVSPPNGSASIDPASGTTMPVVNVQLLHLHVGVDAAAEPAMHLTLAGGASDLIEAAIADMGVEPGGMDTPISIDPDRGLPWRPRFDAKSLILEERMLQAAAYVVCAYLTGMRDCEVQAMRRGCLTLKRSEDGVVSRHRVRSTAYKGKGSGGAPAEWVTIAPVADAISVLELLCKRAADARGLDTLWPVLSLTRSRKSHVSAEIVRQINAYRDHLNTLFGSDEAPAIPPGPDGKPWRITTRQFRRTIAWHIANRPFGTVAGMIQYKHASVAAFEGYAGSSASGFRAEVETQRGLGQLDDLLDYFDRRRGGASLSGPAGRRIERVLDETATQLSPLPAMIADRSRLRTMLASLARTLHVGTLADCFFDPATALCLKRATDSSANRPLTALCEPTRCPNACIAERHRPIWERSATEARMLLREKRLPGLQRAALQHEVDRIEGVLAQIAPEGATPPFRAAVEGEEGLEMG
- a CDS encoding ArdC family protein, which gives rise to MSRSSAPAERADVYTRITTEIIAAIEAGAGTWRMPWHHDGAAVTRPENFSSHKRYRGVNVLALWAAAQVSGYASGLWGTYRQWQAVDAQVRKGERGTTVVFWKQAASNVDQDHDDGDQRPGRMFARAFTVFNLAQVEGYEPAPVTLLPETERLAHAEAFVAALNIPITEGAYDAHYRIDLDQIFMPPFSAFHDAAAHMGTLLHESGHATGAKHRLDRNFQDRFKRDWLPIEEACAELTASFVLADLGIAHHPRPDHAAYVASWLSALKKDPRAIFTAASKAQQAADWMWAQQPQREELAA